In one window of Candidatus Sulfotelmatobacter sp. DNA:
- a CDS encoding BMC domain-containing protein translates to MRRLALGMVETRGLVAAVEAADAMCKTAPVKLIRCEIVRDARVTVVVRGEVSEVESSVSAGGRAAGRVGELLATHVIPALESDVATLMERSEAPRPAAARPRGRSR, encoded by the coding sequence GTGCGGCGACTGGCCCTCGGGATGGTCGAGACGCGTGGCCTGGTGGCCGCCGTCGAGGCGGCGGATGCCATGTGCAAGACCGCTCCCGTGAAGCTGATCCGCTGCGAAATCGTGCGTGACGCCCGCGTCACGGTGGTGGTGCGGGGCGAGGTTTCCGAAGTCGAGTCGTCGGTGAGCGCAGGCGGCCGTGCCGCCGGGCGCGTGGGCGAGCTGCTCGCCACTCACGTGATTCCCGCGCTCGAGTCGGATGTCGCGACGTTGATGGAAAGGTCCGAGGCGCCGCGGCCTGCAGCCGCGCGACCCAGGGGAAGGAGCCGATGA
- a CDS encoding EutN/CcmL family microcompartment protein, which produces MILAQVQGTVVSTRKDVGLLGLKLLLVREVDAQFQPTGNQLVAVDAVGAGTGELVLVASGSSARLTEVSKDKPVDAVISGIVDSVEIDGRDVYRKHEGARR; this is translated from the coding sequence GTGATCCTCGCCCAGGTTCAGGGCACGGTGGTCTCGACCCGCAAGGACGTCGGGCTGCTCGGCCTCAAGCTGCTGCTGGTGCGCGAAGTCGACGCGCAATTCCAGCCCACCGGCAACCAGCTGGTGGCGGTGGACGCGGTCGGGGCCGGCACCGGCGAGCTGGTGCTGGTGGCTTCCGGGTCCTCGGCCCGGCTCACCGAGGTCTCGAAGGACAAACCGGTGGACGCGGTGATCAGCGGCATCGTCGACTCGGTCGAGATCGACGGCCGCGATGTCTATCGCAAGCACGAAGGCGCGCGGAGGTAG
- a CDS encoding BMC domain-containing protein produces the protein MPVALAALETSSIAQGHVVADALVKTAEVELIEAGPISPGKYWVMIGGEVGPVRAAWTRGQAVAAETLLDQFFIPQLHDSVLPALRGAVSPVDHDALGVLETATASAAIVAADHAAKAAEVLIRDVRLANGIGGKGVVVLSGAVGDVEAAVAAGRAEAQRAGLLTRSVVIPRLHPQLKARLF, from the coding sequence ATGCCGGTCGCTCTCGCCGCGCTCGAGACCAGCAGCATCGCGCAGGGCCACGTGGTGGCCGACGCGCTGGTCAAGACCGCCGAGGTCGAGCTGATCGAGGCCGGACCCATCTCGCCCGGCAAGTACTGGGTCATGATCGGGGGCGAGGTGGGCCCGGTGCGGGCCGCGTGGACGCGTGGCCAGGCGGTGGCGGCCGAGACCCTGCTCGACCAGTTCTTCATTCCCCAGCTCCACGATTCGGTGCTGCCGGCGCTGCGCGGCGCGGTCTCGCCGGTGGATCACGACGCGCTCGGCGTGCTCGAGACCGCCACCGCGTCGGCGGCGATCGTCGCCGCTGACCACGCCGCCAAGGCGGCCGAGGTGCTGATCCGCGACGTGCGGCTCGCCAACGGCATCGGCGGGAAGGGCGTGGTGGTGCTCTCGGGCGCGGTCGGCGACGTCGAGGCCGCGGTCGCGGCCGGGCGAGCCGAAGCGCAGCGTGCCGGATTGCTGACCCGTTCGGTGGTCATCCCGCGTCTTCACCCGCAGCTCAAGGCGCGCCTGTTCTGA
- the eutM gene encoding ethanolamine utilization microcompartment protein EutM, translating to MMQEEALGLIETRGFVAMVEASDAMVKAARVSLVHYEKIGGGYVTTIVRGDVAAVRAATEAGAAAAAKVGEVVSVHVIPRPHAQLEDVLPIRLPEPAASKR from the coding sequence ATGATGCAGGAAGAGGCGCTGGGACTCATCGAAACTCGCGGCTTCGTCGCAATGGTGGAGGCTTCCGACGCGATGGTGAAAGCCGCGCGCGTGTCGCTCGTCCACTACGAGAAGATCGGCGGCGGTTACGTCACCACCATTGTCCGCGGCGATGTGGCCGCGGTGCGCGCGGCCACCGAGGCGGGCGCCGCCGCCGCCGCGAAGGTCGGCGAGGTGGTGTCGGTCCACGTCATTCCGCGCCCGCACGCACAGCTCGAGGACGTCCTGCCGATTCGACTGCCGGAGCCGGCGGCCAGCAAGCGGTAG
- a CDS encoding aldehyde dehydrogenase family protein, with amino-acid sequence MALESRQIESIVADVLERLEQGSPRGPGGAAPLGIHPDLDTAVRAAREAFEAYDRVPLESRRGIIAAVRELLARNYRALAELGVEETGLGRVEDKIVKNRLVTEKTPGVEDLEPHTWTGDHGLTLMERAPYGVIAVITPVTNPSETVINNGISMIAGGNTAVFCPHPNARRVSALAIDLINRAATRAGAPLPLLHAVERPTLEIAQALLKYKGIRLNVVTGGPGVVKEALDAGKKAITAGPGNPPSVVDETADLDKAARDLIAGASLDNNIICTDEKEVVAVALIADRLKEAFARAGAVVLAPHQIEKLRALVLEKELGARKHAVINRKFVGKNIDVILAEAGIPCDASRRLALCDVDNDHPFVWTELMMPILPMTRLRSVDEAIDYAIEVEHGFRHTASMHSRNIEKLSRMARACNCSIFVKNGPNFAGLGMGGEGPTSFTIASPTGEGMTTARTFTRLRRCTLVDHFRIV; translated from the coding sequence GTGGCGCTCGAATCCCGCCAGATCGAATCCATCGTCGCCGACGTGCTCGAGCGCCTCGAGCAGGGGAGTCCCCGGGGCCCGGGCGGCGCCGCGCCGCTCGGGATCCATCCCGATCTCGATACCGCGGTGCGCGCCGCGCGCGAAGCGTTCGAGGCCTACGATCGCGTGCCGCTCGAGTCGCGCCGCGGCATCATCGCCGCGGTCCGCGAGCTGCTCGCCCGCAACTATCGCGCGCTGGCCGAGCTGGGGGTCGAAGAGACCGGTCTCGGCCGGGTCGAGGACAAGATCGTCAAGAACCGGCTGGTGACCGAGAAGACGCCGGGGGTCGAGGATCTCGAGCCCCACACCTGGACCGGCGATCACGGGCTGACCCTGATGGAGCGAGCGCCCTACGGCGTGATCGCGGTGATCACCCCGGTCACCAATCCCAGCGAGACCGTGATCAACAACGGCATCTCGATGATCGCGGGTGGCAATACCGCGGTGTTCTGTCCGCATCCCAACGCGCGGCGCGTTTCGGCGCTGGCGATCGATCTGATCAACCGCGCCGCGACCCGCGCCGGCGCGCCGCTGCCGCTGCTGCACGCCGTCGAGCGGCCGACGCTCGAGATCGCGCAGGCACTGCTCAAGTACAAGGGCATCCGTCTCAACGTCGTGACCGGCGGCCCGGGAGTGGTGAAGGAGGCGCTCGATGCCGGCAAGAAGGCGATCACCGCCGGCCCCGGCAATCCGCCCTCGGTGGTGGACGAGACCGCCGATCTCGACAAGGCGGCGCGCGACCTGATCGCCGGCGCCTCGCTCGACAACAACATCATCTGCACCGACGAGAAGGAAGTGGTGGCGGTGGCCCTGATCGCCGATCGCCTCAAGGAGGCCTTCGCCCGCGCCGGCGCGGTGGTGCTGGCGCCCCACCAGATCGAAAAGCTGCGCGCGCTGGTGCTCGAGAAGGAGCTTGGGGCCCGCAAGCACGCCGTCATCAATCGCAAGTTCGTGGGCAAGAACATCGACGTGATCCTCGCCGAGGCCGGCATCCCGTGCGACGCCTCGCGGCGGCTGGCGCTGTGCGACGTGGACAACGACCATCCGTTCGTGTGGACCGAGCTGATGATGCCGATCCTGCCGATGACGCGGCTGCGTTCGGTGGACGAGGCGATCGACTACGCGATCGAGGTCGAGCACGGCTTCCGCCACACCGCCTCGATGCACTCGCGCAACATCGAGAAGTTGTCGCGCATGGCGCGGGCCTGCAACTGCTCGATCTTCGTGAAGAACGGCCCGAATTTCGCCGGGCTCGGCATGGGAGGCGAAGGCCCGACCAGCTTCACCATCGCGAGTCCGACCGGCGAGGGGATGACCACCGCCCGCACCTTCACGCGACTGCGTCGTTGCACGCTGGTCGACCATTTCCGGATCGTGTGA
- a CDS encoding ABC transporter ATP-binding protein, with protein MSEPLLEVRDLQTHFHTDDGVVRAVDGVSFELDAGETLAVVGESGSGKSVTSLSILRLIPEPPGKIVGGSIRFRGRDLLSLGPREMRSIRGKEISMIFQEPMTSLNPVYTCGEQVLEAIVLHDRVSRAEARKRAIETLALVGIPSPGQRVDEYPHQLSGGMRQRVMIAMALACRPAILIADEPTTALDVTIQAQILELLHRLQRELGMAVLLITHDLGVVAETADRVAVMYAGQVVEYCDVRSTFERTRHPYTAGLLHSLPRLGEARESLRVIPGTVPNPARFPSGCRFHPRCPVAVDRCRTELPPLETLESGHRVRCWRAAEIAEGTVTPFAAEGAPRG; from the coding sequence ATGAGCGAGCCGTTGCTCGAGGTACGTGATCTCCAGACGCACTTCCACACCGATGATGGCGTGGTCCGCGCCGTGGACGGCGTCTCGTTCGAGCTGGACGCCGGCGAGACGCTGGCGGTGGTCGGGGAGTCGGGGAGCGGCAAGAGCGTGACCTCGCTCTCGATCCTGCGCCTGATTCCGGAGCCGCCCGGGAAGATCGTCGGCGGCTCGATCCGCTTCCGTGGGCGCGATCTCCTCTCGCTCGGGCCGCGCGAGATGCGCTCGATTCGCGGCAAGGAGATCTCGATGATCTTCCAGGAGCCGATGACCTCGCTCAATCCCGTCTACACCTGCGGAGAGCAAGTCCTCGAGGCCATCGTGCTCCACGACCGCGTGAGCCGCGCCGAAGCGCGAAAGCGGGCGATCGAGACCCTGGCGCTGGTCGGCATCCCTTCGCCCGGGCAGCGGGTGGACGAATATCCGCATCAGCTCTCGGGCGGCATGCGCCAGCGGGTCATGATCGCGATGGCGCTGGCCTGTCGGCCCGCGATCCTGATCGCCGACGAGCCCACCACCGCCCTGGACGTCACCATTCAGGCGCAGATCCTCGAGCTGTTGCATCGTCTGCAGCGCGAGCTGGGCATGGCGGTGCTGCTCATCACTCACGACCTCGGCGTGGTGGCCGAGACCGCCGATCGCGTGGCGGTGATGTACGCGGGCCAGGTCGTGGAGTACTGCGACGTGCGCTCGACGTTCGAACGTACCCGCCATCCCTACACCGCCGGCTTGCTGCACTCCCTTCCAAGGCTCGGCGAAGCGCGCGAGTCGCTGCGCGTGATTCCCGGCACCGTGCCGAACCCGGCGCGTTTCCCGAGCGGCTGTCGCTTCCATCCGCGCTGCCCGGTCGCGGTGGATCGCTGCCGAACGGAGCTCCCGCCGCTCGAGACGCTCGAGAGCGGTCATCGGGTGCGCTGCTGGCGCGCTGCCGAGATCGCGGAGGGGACGGTCACCCCGTTCGCGGCCGAGGGCGCGCCCCGTGGCTGA
- a CDS encoding ABC transporter permease, producing the protein MNDTRRESLRPRARFRLTPPAAAAAAVLGTLYLVALLGPFMAPYGQDSSDRARFYQPPQRLHWVDEQGGFHLRPFVRPVVASSGGGFAYAEDASRRLPLRFLVHGEAYRWLGVLHSDRHLFGVGGSERVLLLGADGFGRDVLSRLIFGSQVSLTVGLVGIAISFSIGMLLGGISGYFGGWADTLLMRFCELLLSIPGLYLILALRSLFPPDLPNPLVYLGIVGILALVGWASLARVIRGLVLSIRESEYVAAAEALGMGRVRILVRHILPNTLSFAVVAATLAVPGYVLGEVALSFLGVGVQEPAASWGNMLNQARSLRVLSSFPWLLYAPGAAIVLTVMAYNLLGDGLRDALDPRAAKAR; encoded by the coding sequence ATGAATGACACGCGGCGCGAATCCCTTCGCCCGCGCGCGAGGTTCCGGCTCACGCCTCCGGCGGCGGCGGCGGCGGCGGTGCTCGGGACGCTCTACCTGGTGGCGCTGCTCGGGCCGTTCATGGCGCCCTACGGTCAGGATTCTTCCGATCGTGCGCGCTTCTATCAACCGCCCCAGCGCCTTCACTGGGTGGACGAGCAGGGCGGTTTCCATTTGCGCCCGTTCGTGAGGCCGGTGGTCGCCTCGAGCGGCGGGGGTTTCGCCTACGCCGAGGACGCTTCGCGTCGCCTGCCGCTCCGCTTCCTCGTGCACGGCGAGGCCTATCGGTGGCTGGGCGTGCTGCACTCCGATCGCCATCTGTTCGGCGTCGGCGGCAGCGAGCGCGTCCTGCTGCTGGGCGCCGACGGCTTTGGTCGCGACGTGCTGTCGCGTCTCATCTTCGGCAGCCAGGTCTCGCTGACCGTGGGCCTGGTGGGCATCGCGATCTCGTTCTCGATCGGCATGCTGCTGGGCGGCATCTCGGGTTACTTTGGCGGCTGGGCGGATACGCTGCTGATGCGGTTCTGCGAATTGCTGCTCAGCATTCCCGGGCTCTACCTGATCCTGGCGCTGCGCTCGCTGTTCCCGCCCGATCTGCCGAACCCGCTCGTCTATCTCGGCATCGTCGGCATCCTCGCGCTGGTGGGATGGGCGTCGCTGGCGCGGGTGATTCGAGGCCTGGTGCTCTCGATCCGCGAGTCGGAGTACGTCGCCGCCGCCGAAGCGCTGGGGATGGGACGCGTGCGGATCCTGGTGCGCCACATCCTCCCCAACACGCTCTCGTTCGCAGTGGTGGCCGCCACGCTCGCGGTCCCCGGCTACGTGCTCGGCGAGGTGGCGCTGTCGTTCCTCGGCGTCGGCGTGCAGGAGCCGGCGGCCTCGTGGGGCAACATGCTCAATCAGGCGCGCAGCCTGCGCGTGCTCTCCTCGTTCCCGTGGTTGCTCTACGCGCCCGGTGCGGCGATAGTGCTGACCGTCATGGCTTACAACCTGCTCGGCGATGGTCTGCGCGACGCGCTCGATCCGCGCGCGGCGAAGGCGAGATGA
- a CDS encoding dipeptide ABC transporter ATP-binding protein has protein sequence MADPLLVVEELRKHFPIRRGLFSRVVGQVRAVDGVSFHIASGEVLGMVGESGCGKTTTGRCVLRLIEPTSGRVKFDGRDVTAMKRGELRSMRREMQIVFQDPYSSLNPRLTVGSMLGEALAIHGIARGAKARERIAELLVLVGLSPDHARRYPHEFSGGQRQRIGVARALAVKPRLIVADEPVSALDVSIQAQIINLLRDLQRQMGLTYLFVAHDLAVVEHLSDRVAVMYLGRVVELAGREAIYRDPRHPYTAALLSAIPVPDPARRRRRIVLKGDVPSPAKPPPGCPFHPRCYMAQPECAREVPLLREVKPGHWAACHFADRVPQAVEAELQRIQQVEAPMA, from the coding sequence GTGGCTGATCCGCTGCTGGTCGTCGAAGAGTTGCGCAAGCACTTCCCGATCCGCCGCGGATTGTTCTCTCGCGTGGTGGGGCAGGTGCGCGCGGTGGACGGTGTCTCGTTCCACATCGCATCCGGCGAGGTGCTGGGGATGGTGGGGGAGAGTGGCTGCGGCAAGACCACCACTGGACGCTGCGTGCTGCGACTGATCGAGCCGACTTCGGGTCGCGTGAAGTTCGATGGCAGGGACGTCACCGCGATGAAGCGCGGCGAGCTCCGCTCGATGCGCCGCGAGATGCAGATCGTCTTTCAGGACCCGTACTCGAGTCTCAATCCGCGGCTGACGGTCGGCAGCATGCTGGGCGAGGCCCTGGCGATCCACGGGATCGCACGCGGCGCAAAGGCCCGCGAGCGGATCGCCGAGCTGCTCGTGCTGGTGGGACTCTCGCCGGATCACGCGCGGCGCTACCCGCACGAGTTCTCGGGCGGGCAGCGGCAGCGGATCGGCGTGGCCCGCGCGCTGGCCGTCAAGCCCCGGCTGATCGTGGCCGACGAGCCGGTCTCGGCGCTCGACGTCTCGATCCAGGCACAGATCATCAACCTGCTGCGCGATCTCCAGCGCCAGATGGGGCTCACCTACCTGTTCGTGGCGCATGACCTGGCGGTGGTCGAGCATCTGAGCGATCGCGTCGCCGTCATGTATCTGGGTCGCGTGGTGGAGCTGGCGGGACGCGAGGCGATCTATCGCGATCCGCGGCATCCGTACACCGCGGCGCTGCTGTCGGCGATTCCGGTGCCGGACCCCGCGCGCCGGCGCCGGCGCATCGTCTTGAAGGGTGACGTGCCGAGCCCGGCCAAGCCGCCGCCCGGCTGCCCGTTCCATCCGCGCTGCTACATGGCTCAGCCCGAGTGCGCGCGCGAGGTGCCGCTGCTGCGCGAGGTGAAGCCGGGTCACTGGGCGGCGTGCCACTTCGCCGACCGCGTGCCTCAGGCCGTGGAAGCCGAGCTCCAGCGGATCCAGCAGGTCGAAGCCCCGATGGCCTGA
- a CDS encoding ABC transporter substrate-binding protein encodes AVENVKPDDYQSYLDGQKKGNYTLYDVGPSLASQFIWFNLNTVKEPGKDKPVGSTYVDPVKYGWFKQAAFRRAVSKAIDRDAMIRGPMFGYGMKSWSTVTPGNPNWFSPRITGDDYDPEGARQLLASIGMKDRNGDGVLEDSDGHPISFTMKTNSDNDLRKSMLTMVKEDLARVGVRITPLPTPFNTLTGNLRNDFDYDAIFLGLASGVPPDPGLSANVYRASGLTHFWNIKQRQPETPEEARLDALAVVLARSGNDAERRRAFLEIQKLMNEQAWFVFLPVVKIMIPVSNRFGNAQPQIVPNRVLWNMERVFLRQPARSG; translated from the coding sequence CGCGGTCGAAAACGTGAAGCCCGACGACTATCAGAGCTACCTGGACGGCCAGAAGAAGGGGAACTACACCCTCTACGACGTGGGACCGAGCCTCGCCTCCCAGTTCATCTGGTTCAACCTCAACACCGTGAAGGAGCCGGGTAAGGACAAGCCGGTGGGCTCCACCTACGTCGATCCCGTGAAGTATGGCTGGTTCAAGCAGGCCGCCTTCCGCCGCGCGGTGTCGAAGGCGATCGATCGTGACGCCATGATCCGCGGACCCATGTTCGGCTACGGCATGAAGAGCTGGTCCACGGTCACGCCCGGCAACCCGAACTGGTTCTCGCCCCGGATCACCGGCGACGACTACGATCCCGAGGGCGCACGCCAGCTGCTTGCTTCGATCGGCATGAAAGATCGCAATGGCGACGGCGTGCTCGAGGACTCCGACGGGCACCCGATCAGCTTCACCATGAAGACCAACTCCGACAACGACCTCCGGAAGAGCATGCTCACCATGGTCAAGGAAGATCTGGCCAGGGTAGGGGTCCGGATCACTCCGCTGCCGACGCCGTTCAACACCCTGACCGGAAACCTGCGCAATGATTTTGACTACGACGCGATCTTCCTCGGACTCGCCTCGGGGGTTCCGCCCGACCCCGGCCTCTCGGCCAACGTCTACCGCGCGAGCGGGCTCACTCATTTCTGGAACATCAAGCAGCGCCAGCCCGAGACTCCGGAGGAAGCGCGACTCGACGCGCTCGCGGTGGTGCTGGCGCGCAGCGGCAACGACGCCGAGCGCCGGCGGGCGTTTCTCGAGATCCAGAAGCTGATGAACGAGCAGGCCTGGTTCGTGTTCCTGCCGGTGGTGAAGATCATGATTCCGGTGAGCAACCGCTTCGGCAACGCGCAACCGCAGATCGTGCCGAATCGCGTGCTCTGGAACATGGAGCGAGTCTTCCTCCGGCAACCGGCGCGCTCCGGCTGA
- a CDS encoding ABC transporter permease translates to MRTYVLRRFLQLIPLLLGISAVTFLLLHLAPGSFLDQAAEDPTVTAARLEALRHQFGLDRPAWIQYLLYLGNLLRGNLGESFVRHQPVALVLRQALGNTLLLTGAAALVTWALALPLGTLAAARQHRWPDRLATVSAVLGLSIPEVLSGLLLLLLAARTGWFPVGGMRSLDWDRLSFMGKLGDLARHLALPALVVGLTPLASRMRQMRASLLDVLRLDYIATARAKGLGEFAVVTRHALRNALNPMITLFGYTLGALVSGSFVVEIIFSWPGLGRITLEALLAHDQWLVMGAVLMSSLVLVSGNLVADLLLVAADPRIRHE, encoded by the coding sequence ATGCGGACGTACGTCCTCCGCAGGTTCCTGCAGCTGATCCCGCTGTTGCTCGGGATCTCGGCGGTCACGTTTCTGCTCTTGCATCTCGCGCCCGGCAGCTTTCTCGATCAGGCCGCCGAGGATCCCACCGTGACCGCCGCGCGACTCGAGGCTCTGCGGCATCAATTCGGTCTCGATCGGCCGGCCTGGATCCAGTACCTCCTCTATCTCGGCAATCTGCTGCGCGGGAACCTCGGGGAGTCGTTCGTGCGCCATCAGCCGGTGGCGCTGGTGCTGCGCCAGGCGCTCGGCAACACGCTGCTGCTCACCGGCGCGGCCGCGCTCGTCACCTGGGCGCTGGCGCTCCCGCTCGGCACGCTGGCGGCGGCGCGCCAGCATCGCTGGCCCGATCGCCTCGCGACGGTGTCGGCCGTGCTCGGCCTCTCGATTCCGGAGGTCCTGTCGGGGCTGCTGTTGCTGCTGCTCGCCGCCCGCACCGGCTGGTTTCCGGTGGGCGGGATGCGCTCGCTCGACTGGGATCGGCTGAGTTTCATGGGGAAGCTCGGCGACCTGGCGCGGCACCTGGCATTGCCGGCCCTGGTGGTGGGGCTCACGCCGCTCGCCTCGCGGATGCGACAAATGCGCGCGAGCCTGCTCGACGTGCTGCGTCTCGACTACATCGCCACCGCCCGGGCCAAGGGTCTGGGAGAGTTCGCGGTGGTGACCCGGCACGCGCTCAGGAACGCGCTCAATCCCATGATCACGCTGTTCGGCTACACGCTGGGGGCGCTGGTCTCGGGCTCGTTCGTGGTCGAGATCATCTTCTCGTGGCCGGGACTGGGCCGGATCACGCTCGAGGCGCTGCTGGCGCACGACCAGTGGCTGGTGATGGGGGCAGTGCTGATGAGCTCGCTGGTGCTGGTGTCGGGCAACCTGGTGGCGGACCTCCTGCTGGTCGCGGCCGATCCGAGGATTCGCCATGAATGA